In the Magnolia sinica isolate HGM2019 chromosome 15, MsV1, whole genome shotgun sequence genome, one interval contains:
- the LOC131227231 gene encoding probable lactoylglutathione lyase, chloroplastic yields MVRIIPMAAASSSLHLASFRPLSLSSLSSCRSSSAAAAARLAVSLSAPNSNPSRRLALFHLGSAIPQAQLFGMKTPKLLRAEGNSIEAGTAGNIAQASTAIGQENVLEWVKKDRRRLLHVVYRVGDLDRTIKFYTECLGMKLLRKRDIPEERYTNAFLGYGPEDSHFVVELTYNYGVDKYDIGTGFGHFGIAVEDVSKTVDLIKAKGGKVTREPGPVKGGKTVIAFIEDPDGYKFELLERGPTPEPLCQVMLRVGDLDRSINFYEKAFGMELLRKRDNPEYKYTVAMMGYGPEDKSAVLELTYNYGVTEYDKGNGYAQIAIGTDDVYKTAEAIKLCGGTITREPGPLPGINTKITACLDPDGWKSVFVDNIDFSKELE; encoded by the exons atgGTGAGGATTATTCCCATGGCTGCTGCTTCTTCCTCTCTGCATCTCGCTTCTTTccgccctctttctctctcttccctctcttcctGCCGTTCCTCATCAGCAGCCGCTGCTGCCCGGCTCGCCGTCTCTCTCTCCGCCCCCAATTCCAACCCTTCCCGAAGGCTTGCTCTCTTCCATCTCGGCAGCG CTATTCCACAGGCACAGTTATTTGGAATGAAAACACCCAAGCTGTTAAGAGCAGAAGGAAACAGTATAGAAGCTGGGACAGCTGGAAATATAGCGCAAGCAAGCACAGCTATTGGCCAAGAAAATGTCTTAGAGTGGGTGAAAAAGGATAGAAGGAGACTGCTTCATGTTGTTTATCGTGTTGGGGACTTGGACAGGACTATAAA ATTCTATACGGAGTGCTTGGGAATGAAGCTGTTGCGGAAACGAGACATACCTGAGGAAAGATACACGAATGCTTTTCTTGGATATGGGCCCGAAGATTCACATTTTGTTGTGGAACTCACTTATA ATTATGGAGTAGACAAGTACGATATTGGGACAGGTTTTGGTCATTTTGGAATCGCAGTTGAGGAT GTTTCCAAGACTGTGGATCTTATAAAAGCTAAGGGGGGGAAGGTTACCAGGGAACCTGGTCCTGTCAAAGGCGGCAAGACTGTAATTGCTTTTATTGAAGATCCTGATGGTTATAAGTTTGAACTCTTGGAAAGGGGGCCTACACCAGAGCCCTTGTGTCAAGTGATGCTTCGGGTAGGAGATCTTGATCGTTCCATAAATTTTTACGAGAAG GCTTTTGGCATGGAGCTTCTTCGCAAAAGAGATAATCCAGAGTACAAG TATACTGTTGCAATGATGGGTTATGGTCCCGAGGATAAAAGTGCAGTTCTGGAGCTGACATACAACTATGGGGTTACAGAATATGACAAAGGGAATGGTTATGCACAG ATCGCTATAGGCACGGATGATGTTTATAAAACTGCGGAAGCGATTAAACTATGTGGGGGGACGATTACTCGTGAACCTGGACCTCTGCCTGGCATCAACACCAAGATCACTGCCTGTTTGGATCCTGATGGCTGGAAATCG